The following are encoded together in the Lathyrus oleraceus cultivar Zhongwan6 chromosome 3, CAAS_Psat_ZW6_1.0, whole genome shotgun sequence genome:
- the LOC127130775 gene encoding WAT1-related protein At1g68170, whose protein sequence is MIFSDFLFGKVKLMGTLSGIGGAMILTLYEGKRLFNLSLHIDLLQNATSTTHHSPAGSHVWGLMLALGTALSFSLWFITQSKMSQNFPWHYSIAALTSIMGAIQSFIYAICTERDWSQWKLDWNLRLLTAASAGILASGVCFVLLAWCVGMKGPLYVSAFNPLMLVLVAFISSFVLNEYITVGSLTGAALIVCGLYMLLWGKSKEARKMDNMNGIASENV, encoded by the exons ATGATTTTCAGTGATTTTTT GTTTGGGAAAGTGAAGTTGATGGGAACATTAAGTGGAATTGGTGGTGCAATGATCCTAACTTTATATGAAGGCAAAAGATTATTTAACTTATCATTGCACATTGACTTGCTGCAAAATGCTACATCAACAACACATCATTCCCCTGCTGGTTCTCATGTTTGGGGACTCATGCTAGCTTTAGGCACTGCTCTCAGTTTCTCATTATGGTTTATAACACAG TCGAAGATGAGTCAGAATTTTCCGTGGCATTATTCAATTGCGGCGTTAACCTCTATAATGGGTGCAATTCAATCTTTTATATATGCTATTTGTACTGAGAGAGATTGGAGCCAGTGGAAGCTTGATTGGAATTTGAGACTTTTGACAGCAGCTTCCGCG ggtaTATTGGCCTCTGGAGTGTGTTTTGTTCTGTTGGCTTGGTGTGTGGGCATGAAAGGACCCTTGTATGTGTCTGCTTTTAACCCTCTAATGCTTGTTCTTGTGGCCTTCATTTCTTCGTTCGTATTGAACGAGTACATTACAGTCGGAAG TCTAACAGGAGCCGCGTTGATTGTTTGCGGATTATACATGTTATTATGGGGTAAGAGCAAAGAAGCGAGAAAAATGGATAATATGAATGGAATAGCTTCTGAAAATGTA